One genomic segment of Burkholderia multivorans ATCC BAA-247 includes these proteins:
- a CDS encoding LysR family transcriptional regulator, whose amino-acid sequence MRLSKIDLNLFVVFDAIYNKRNLTRAAELLNLTQPAVSNALARMRKTLNDPLFVSTPAGMMPTPFAENIVGRVREALQLLDSSVHEGDVFDPASSERVFRLSMSDLTEALLLPALGELLQRQAPGMHVRSYTMDRREIATALANGTVDIAIDAPLLGDPHLHQASLVRDRYACMIRDGHPFKGDTLTMDDYLAMGHIHVSSRRKGSGHVDAELTRLGLRRNIQMRVQHYMVAPLIAMRGDLALTAPLRLLQRYPARILELPFEMPGLEYFCYWHRSADQDQANRWLRERLAELMRDIV is encoded by the coding sequence ATGCGCCTATCGAAGATTGATCTGAACCTGTTCGTCGTATTCGACGCGATCTACAACAAGCGCAACCTGACGCGTGCGGCCGAACTGCTGAACCTCACGCAGCCTGCCGTCAGCAATGCGCTCGCGCGGATGCGCAAGACGCTGAACGATCCGCTGTTCGTCAGCACGCCGGCCGGAATGATGCCGACGCCGTTCGCGGAAAACATCGTCGGGCGCGTGCGCGAGGCGTTGCAGCTGCTCGATTCGAGCGTGCATGAAGGCGACGTGTTCGATCCGGCGTCGTCGGAGCGCGTGTTCCGGCTGAGCATGAGCGACCTGACCGAAGCGCTGCTGCTGCCCGCGCTCGGCGAACTGCTGCAGCGGCAGGCGCCCGGCATGCACGTGCGCAGCTACACGATGGATCGCCGCGAGATTGCGACCGCGCTCGCGAACGGCACCGTCGACATCGCGATCGACGCGCCGCTGCTCGGCGATCCGCATCTGCATCAGGCGTCGCTCGTGCGCGACCGCTATGCGTGCATGATCCGCGACGGTCACCCGTTCAAGGGCGACACGCTGACGATGGACGACTATCTCGCGATGGGGCACATCCACGTGTCGAGCCGCCGCAAGGGCAGCGGACACGTCGATGCGGAGCTGACGCGGCTCGGGCTGCGCCGGAACATCCAGATGCGTGTGCAGCACTACATGGTCGCGCCGCTGATCGCGATGCGCGGCGATCTCGCGCTGACCGCGCCGCTGCGGCTGCTGCAGCGCTATCCGGCACGCATTCTCGAACTGCCGTTCGAGATGCCGGGCCTCGAATACTTCTGCTACTGGCATCGCAGCGCGGACCAGGATCAGGCGAACCGGTGGCTGCGCGAGCGGCTCGCGGAGTTGATGCGCGATATCGTCTGA
- a CDS encoding J domain-containing protein, producing the protein MTARRGTAVAIAPGYESTRLSKARKTFNALVEQIDKRRERLAAWEAVMPAFQKKFVDGLLPLERTSTALRTRLVHLLDDAFLKKGLSKAEQRILSGLIADMARDLLDVSDDAQLSVIYNRHGGSGIDSDATTDRRTTNTKPEPTPGDEPIDDLDTLSPEELAARIQAELDEQFERDMASHAAREAQRAKRRKAPRPSAAQAKREAEQAASSRSIREIYRKLASALHPDRETDPREQARKTVLMQRVNDAYAKGKLLQLLELQLEIEQIDQHAIDSFGEERLARYNGILEEQLRELDQEIQHVEADFRRTYGIASSVKLAPDTVMRVLARDMASVQRGIHELNVALRAFADLDHVKDWLKDVKRGHRFDH; encoded by the coding sequence ATGACCGCACGTCGCGGCACCGCGGTCGCCATCGCACCCGGTTACGAAAGCACTCGCCTGTCGAAAGCCCGCAAAACGTTCAATGCGCTCGTCGAGCAAATCGACAAGCGACGCGAACGTCTCGCTGCGTGGGAAGCCGTGATGCCGGCGTTCCAGAAAAAGTTCGTCGACGGATTGCTGCCGCTCGAACGGACGTCGACCGCGCTGCGGACCAGGCTCGTCCATTTGCTCGACGACGCCTTTCTGAAAAAAGGACTGAGCAAGGCCGAGCAACGCATCCTTTCGGGGTTGATCGCCGACATGGCGCGCGATCTGCTCGACGTCAGCGACGACGCGCAGTTGAGCGTCATCTATAACCGGCACGGTGGGTCCGGCATCGACAGCGACGCGACGACCGATCGCCGCACGACGAACACGAAGCCGGAACCGACGCCGGGCGACGAGCCGATCGACGACCTCGACACGCTGTCGCCCGAAGAACTCGCCGCGCGCATACAGGCCGAACTCGACGAACAGTTCGAGCGCGACATGGCCAGCCACGCGGCCCGCGAAGCGCAGCGCGCCAAGCGCAGGAAAGCGCCGCGGCCATCCGCCGCGCAGGCGAAACGCGAAGCCGAGCAGGCGGCATCGAGCCGGTCCATCCGCGAGATCTATCGCAAGCTCGCCAGCGCGCTGCATCCCGATCGCGAAACGGATCCGCGCGAGCAGGCACGCAAGACCGTGCTGATGCAGCGCGTCAACGACGCTTATGCGAAAGGCAAGCTGCTGCAACTGCTCGAACTGCAGCTGGAGATCGAGCAGATCGATCAGCACGCGATCGACAGCTTCGGTGAAGAGCGGCTGGCGCGCTACAACGGCATCCTCGAGGAACAGCTGCGCGAGCTGGATCAGGAAATCCAGCACGTCGAAGCCGATTTCCGGCGCACCTACGGGATCGCGTCGTCGGTCAAGCTCGCGCCCGATACCGTCATGCGCGTGCTCGCGCGAGACATGGCCAGCGTGCAGCGCGGCATTCACGAGCTGAACGTGGCACTGCGGGCGTTCGCGGATCTCGACCACGTCAAGGACTGGCTGAAGGACGTGAAGCGCGGGCATCGGTTCGACCACTAG
- a CDS encoding DNA polymerase II, with amino-acid sequence MTEFEQGFILTRHWRDTSAGVEVEFWLATEHGPRRVRLRPQEAVAFVPAEQQPLAERVLAGERDAELRPLALRDFRQRAVVGLYCRRYRHLTALQKRLAAAGVDVYEADVQPPDRYTMERFITAPVRFRGRHGDARTLVDAELKAATDYRPALRCVSLDIETSVHGDLYSIALEGCGQRQVFMLGPPNGDAAQARDFDLDYCDDRATMLARLNDWFDAHDPDAIIGWNLVQFDLRVLHAHAEQLGVPLKLGRGGSVLDWRAHGQQPDHFFAGAAGRLILDGIDMLKSATWSFPSFSLEYVAQQLLGEGKSIDNPYQRMDEIQRRFDHDKPALARYNLKDCELVTRIFAKADLLSFALERATVTGLAADRTGGSVAAFTHLYLPRMHRLGYVAPNLGDVTGQNSPGGFVMDSRPGLYDSVLVFDYKSLYPSIIRTFLIDPVGLIEGLAHPDDDASVPGFLGARFSRTAHCLPDIVRRVWEGRDDAKRQRNAPLSQALKIIMNSFYGVLGSTGCRFFDPRLASSITMRGHEIMHRTRELIEAQGFDVIYGDTDSTFVWLGRAHDDDEAARKGRALVAHVNGWWRTHLRERFGLDSALELQYERHYRRFLMPTVRGAEEGSKKRYAGLAAAADGSEDLVFKGLETVRTDWTPLAQQFQRELYRRVFRREPYRDFIRDYVQRTLAGEFDALLVYRKRVRRPLREYQRNVPPHVRAARIADEFNQANGRPLQYQRGGWISYVMTTAGPEPLEATHAPIDYGFYVSRQLQPVADAILPFLRDDFERVVSGQGQLFLE; translated from the coding sequence TTGACGGAGTTCGAGCAGGGTTTCATCCTCACCCGACACTGGCGTGACACGTCGGCCGGCGTCGAGGTCGAGTTCTGGCTGGCGACCGAACACGGGCCGCGCCGCGTGCGGCTGCGTCCGCAAGAAGCGGTCGCGTTCGTGCCCGCCGAACAGCAGCCGCTCGCCGAACGCGTACTCGCCGGCGAGCGCGACGCCGAGCTGCGCCCGCTCGCGCTGCGCGATTTCCGGCAGCGCGCGGTGGTCGGCCTGTACTGCCGACGCTACCGGCACCTCACCGCGCTGCAGAAGCGGCTCGCGGCAGCCGGCGTCGACGTCTACGAAGCCGACGTACAGCCGCCCGACCGCTACACGATGGAGCGCTTCATCACCGCACCGGTGCGGTTTCGCGGCCGGCACGGCGATGCGCGCACGCTCGTCGACGCGGAACTGAAAGCCGCGACCGACTATCGCCCCGCGCTGCGCTGCGTGTCGCTCGACATCGAAACGAGCGTCCACGGCGATCTCTATTCGATCGCGCTCGAAGGCTGCGGACAACGACAGGTGTTCATGCTCGGGCCGCCGAACGGCGACGCGGCCCAAGCGCGCGATTTCGATCTCGACTACTGCGACGACCGCGCGACGATGCTCGCGCGCCTCAACGACTGGTTCGACGCGCACGATCCCGACGCGATCATCGGCTGGAACCTCGTGCAGTTCGATCTGCGCGTGCTGCATGCGCATGCGGAGCAGCTCGGCGTGCCGCTGAAGCTCGGCCGCGGCGGCAGCGTGCTCGACTGGCGCGCGCACGGGCAGCAGCCCGATCATTTCTTCGCGGGCGCGGCCGGCCGGCTGATCCTCGACGGCATCGACATGCTGAAGTCCGCGACGTGGAGCTTCCCGTCGTTCAGCCTCGAATACGTCGCGCAGCAACTGCTCGGCGAAGGCAAGTCGATCGACAACCCGTATCAGCGGATGGACGAAATCCAGCGCCGCTTCGATCACGACAAGCCGGCGCTGGCGCGCTACAACCTGAAGGACTGCGAGCTGGTCACGCGCATTTTCGCGAAGGCCGACCTGCTGTCGTTCGCGCTCGAACGCGCGACGGTCACCGGGCTCGCGGCCGATCGCACCGGCGGCTCGGTCGCCGCGTTCACGCATCTGTATCTGCCGCGCATGCATCGGCTCGGCTACGTCGCGCCGAATCTCGGCGACGTGACCGGGCAGAACAGTCCCGGCGGCTTCGTGATGGATTCGCGGCCCGGCCTGTACGACTCGGTGCTCGTCTTCGACTACAAGAGCCTGTATCCGTCGATCATCCGCACGTTCCTGATCGATCCGGTCGGACTCATCGAGGGGCTCGCGCATCCCGACGACGACGCGTCGGTGCCCGGCTTTCTCGGCGCGCGCTTCTCGCGTACCGCGCACTGTCTGCCCGACATCGTGCGGCGCGTGTGGGAAGGCCGCGACGACGCGAAGCGCCAGCGCAACGCGCCGCTCTCGCAGGCGTTGAAGATCATCATGAACTCGTTCTACGGCGTGCTCGGCTCGACCGGCTGCCGGTTCTTCGATCCGCGTCTCGCGTCGTCGATCACGATGCGCGGCCACGAGATCATGCATCGCACGCGCGAACTGATCGAGGCGCAGGGCTTCGACGTCATCTACGGCGATACCGATTCGACCTTCGTCTGGCTCGGCCGCGCGCACGACGACGACGAAGCCGCGCGCAAGGGCCGTGCACTCGTCGCGCACGTGAACGGCTGGTGGCGCACGCACCTGCGCGAACGCTTCGGGCTCGACAGCGCGCTCGAGCTGCAATACGAACGGCATTACCGCCGCTTCCTGATGCCGACCGTGCGCGGTGCGGAAGAAGGCAGCAAGAAGCGCTATGCGGGACTCGCGGCCGCGGCCGACGGCAGCGAAGACCTCGTGTTCAAGGGACTCGAAACGGTCCGGACCGACTGGACGCCGCTCGCGCAGCAGTTCCAGCGCGAGCTGTATCGTCGCGTGTTCCGGCGCGAGCCCTATCGGGACTTCATCCGCGACTACGTGCAGCGCACGCTCGCCGGCGAATTCGACGCGCTGCTCGTCTATCGGAAGCGCGTGCGCCGGCCGCTGCGGGAATATCAGCGCAACGTGCCGCCGCACGTGCGCGCGGCGCGGATCGCCGACGAATTCAATCAGGCCAACGGCCGGCCGCTTCAATATCAGCGCGGCGGGTGGATCAGCTACGTGATGACGACGGCCGGGCCCGAGCCGCTCGAAGCGACGCACGCGCCGATCGACTACGGGTTCTATGTGAGCCGGCAGCTGCAGCCCGTCGCCGATGCGATCCTGCCGTTTCTGCGCGACGATTTCGAACGCGTCGTGTCGGGACAAGGGCAGCTGTTTCTCGAATGA
- a CDS encoding EAL domain-containing protein, with translation MRTTTKATAGIPAPTAGAKPVFQRSAVWLRLAFSAVVTVCVLVPAGAFVLAERYAGDAVARHEGLVAGDIAASVDRILNSLRSRHADALPPLVGRPCRQIFAPLAEAETRLRYLRAIALVNGGRLTCSSALGAIDAPLDAYVRAPAATPAADGTRITLLPETPYQRGIPVLAAFRATARDAGVLYLIEGDYVADALAHSGSYGAESATLSIAGAGRLDHRGRFVPASRAVRPRGTAIASRAWPFTVSVVASAQYVSQVERRYRLLFGTIALLVDALVVAAYLIATAPRRLLLKAVGDALRRNEFHVVYQPVVEIETRRTVGVEALLRWHHPKWGAISPTAFVPQLESSAVLPRVTEYVLRTAVSELTALAPAMPLRIAINVAPKDLERPRFMSIVDEAIRRLPPGFTLVLEVTERVLLEKNPRTTAMFAALRAKGVKFAIDDFGTQHSNLDMLTRFPFDYVKIDRQFVAQLDGGSARLIEGIAAVAHHYGLKIVAEGVETEEQHRALHAVGIQYAQGYLYQRPQRAEHLKDGLVPAPA, from the coding sequence ATGCGCACAACAACAAAGGCGACTGCGGGGATACCGGCGCCGACCGCGGGCGCGAAGCCCGTCTTCCAGCGTAGTGCCGTCTGGTTGCGGCTTGCATTCTCCGCCGTCGTGACCGTGTGCGTGCTCGTGCCCGCCGGTGCATTCGTGCTGGCCGAGCGTTATGCGGGCGACGCCGTCGCGCGGCACGAAGGCCTCGTGGCCGGCGACATCGCCGCGTCGGTCGATCGCATCCTCAACAGCCTGCGCTCGCGCCACGCGGACGCGCTCCCGCCGCTCGTCGGCCGGCCCTGCAGACAGATCTTCGCGCCGCTCGCGGAAGCCGAGACGCGGCTGCGCTATCTGCGCGCGATCGCGCTCGTCAACGGCGGGCGGCTGACCTGTTCGTCCGCGCTCGGCGCGATCGATGCGCCGCTCGACGCCTACGTGCGCGCACCGGCCGCCACGCCGGCCGCGGACGGCACGCGCATCACGCTGCTGCCCGAGACGCCGTATCAGCGCGGCATCCCCGTGCTCGCCGCGTTTCGCGCGACCGCGCGCGACGCCGGCGTGCTCTATCTGATCGAAGGCGACTACGTCGCCGACGCGCTCGCGCACAGCGGCAGCTACGGCGCCGAAAGCGCGACGCTCTCGATCGCGGGCGCGGGCCGCCTCGACCATCGCGGCCGCTTCGTCCCTGCATCGCGCGCCGTGCGGCCACGCGGCACCGCGATCGCGTCGCGCGCCTGGCCGTTCACGGTGTCGGTCGTTGCGTCTGCGCAGTACGTGTCGCAAGTCGAGCGCCGCTATCGGCTGCTGTTCGGCACGATCGCGCTGCTCGTCGACGCGCTCGTCGTCGCCGCCTACCTGATCGCGACGGCGCCGCGCCGGCTGCTGCTGAAGGCCGTCGGCGATGCACTGCGGCGCAACGAATTCCACGTCGTGTATCAGCCGGTCGTCGAGATCGAAACGCGCCGGACCGTCGGCGTCGAAGCGCTGCTGCGCTGGCATCACCCGAAGTGGGGGGCCATCAGCCCGACCGCGTTCGTGCCGCAGCTCGAGTCGAGCGCCGTGCTGCCGCGCGTGACCGAATACGTGCTGCGCACGGCCGTATCGGAGCTGACCGCGCTCGCACCCGCGATGCCGCTGCGCATCGCGATCAACGTCGCGCCGAAGGATCTCGAGCGCCCGCGCTTCATGTCGATCGTCGACGAGGCGATCCGGCGCCTGCCGCCGGGCTTCACGCTGGTTCTCGAAGTGACCGAGCGCGTGCTGCTCGAGAAAAATCCGCGGACGACCGCGATGTTCGCCGCGCTGCGCGCGAAGGGCGTGAAGTTCGCGATCGACGACTTCGGCACGCAGCACAGCAATCTTGACATGCTGACGCGCTTCCCGTTCGACTACGTGAAGATCGACCGCCAGTTCGTCGCGCAGCTCGACGGCGGCAGCGCGCGCCTGATCGAGGGCATCGCGGCGGTCGCGCACCACTACGGACTGAAGATCGTCGCGGAAGGCGTCGAAACGGAAGAGCAGCATCGCGCGCTGCATGCGGTCGGCATTCAGTATGCGCAGGGCTACCTCTATCAGCGGCCGCAACGCGCCGAGCATCTCAAGGACGGCCTCGTGCCCGCGCCGGCCTGA
- a CDS encoding co-chaperone GroES, protein MQIRPLYDRVIVKRIEQQRTTASGIVIPDSAAEKPEQGEVIAVGSGRLLQDGSQRPLQLKVGDQVLFGKYAGQTVKVDGEELLVMREEDVMGVLEPEASAARKAA, encoded by the coding sequence ATGCAGATTCGTCCCCTCTACGACCGGGTTATCGTCAAGCGAATCGAACAGCAGCGGACGACGGCCTCGGGCATCGTGATTCCCGACTCCGCCGCGGAAAAGCCCGAGCAGGGCGAAGTCATCGCAGTCGGCAGCGGCCGGCTGCTCCAGGACGGCTCGCAGCGCCCGCTGCAATTGAAGGTCGGCGACCAGGTTCTCTTCGGCAAATATGCAGGCCAGACCGTGAAGGTGGACGGCGAGGAACTGCTCGTGATGCGCGAAGAGGACGTGATGGGCGTACTCGAACCTGAAGCGTCCGCCGCACGCAAGGCGGCCTGA
- the groL gene encoding chaperonin GroEL (60 kDa chaperone family; promotes refolding of misfolded polypeptides especially under stressful conditions; forms two stacked rings of heptamers to form a barrel-shaped 14mer; ends can be capped by GroES; misfolded proteins enter the barrel where they are refolded when GroES binds) → MAAKDVKFHDGARSRIVKGVNVLADAVKVTLGPKGRNVLIERSFGAPTITKDGVSVAKEIELKDRFENMGAQVVKQVASKTADVAGDGTTTATVLAQAIVQEGMKHVAAGINPMDLKRGIDKAVGAVLDELRKLSRPIATNKEIAQVGAISANSDEAIGKIIADAMERVGKEGVITVEDGKSLENELEVVEGMQFDRGYVSPYFINDPEKQAAYLDDPLILLHDKKISSIRDLLPILEAASKAGKPLLIVAEDVDGEALATLVVNAMRGILKVAAVKAPGFGDRRKAMLEDIAILTGATVISEETGKQLEKATLEDLGRAKRVEVRKDDTIIIDGAGDPARIDARVKAIRVQIDEATSDYDREKLQERVAKLAGGVAVIKVGAATEVEMKEKKDRVDDALHATRAAVEEGIVPGGGVALLRARAALADIKGANADQDAGIRIVLRALEAPLRVIVSNAGEEPSVVIAKVLEGKGNFGYNAATGEYGDLVEAGVVDPTKVTRTALQNAASIAGLILTTDATVADAPKDESAAPAPSPALDY, encoded by the coding sequence ATGGCAGCAAAAGACGTGAAGTTCCACGACGGCGCGCGTAGCCGGATCGTGAAGGGCGTGAACGTACTCGCCGATGCGGTGAAGGTGACGCTGGGCCCGAAGGGCCGCAACGTACTGATCGAGCGCAGCTTCGGCGCGCCGACGATCACGAAGGACGGCGTGTCGGTCGCGAAGGAAATCGAGCTGAAGGACCGCTTCGAGAACATGGGCGCGCAGGTGGTCAAGCAGGTCGCGTCGAAGACGGCCGACGTCGCCGGCGACGGTACGACGACCGCGACCGTGCTCGCGCAGGCGATCGTGCAGGAAGGGATGAAGCACGTCGCGGCCGGCATCAACCCGATGGACCTGAAGCGCGGCATCGACAAGGCGGTCGGCGCGGTGCTCGACGAGCTGCGCAAGCTGTCGCGTCCGATCGCGACGAACAAGGAAATCGCGCAGGTCGGCGCGATCTCGGCGAACTCGGACGAAGCGATCGGCAAGATCATCGCGGACGCGATGGAGCGCGTCGGCAAGGAAGGCGTGATCACCGTCGAGGACGGCAAGTCGCTCGAGAACGAGCTCGAAGTCGTCGAAGGGATGCAGTTCGATCGCGGCTACGTGAGCCCGTACTTTATCAACGATCCGGAGAAGCAGGCCGCCTATCTCGACGACCCGCTGATCCTGCTGCATGACAAGAAGATCTCGAGCATCCGCGATCTGCTGCCGATCCTCGAGGCCGCATCGAAGGCCGGCAAGCCGCTGCTGATCGTCGCCGAGGACGTCGACGGCGAAGCGCTCGCGACGCTCGTCGTCAACGCGATGCGCGGCATCCTGAAGGTCGCCGCGGTGAAGGCGCCGGGCTTCGGCGATCGCCGCAAGGCGATGCTCGAGGACATCGCGATCCTCACCGGCGCGACCGTGATCTCCGAGGAAACCGGCAAGCAGCTCGAGAAGGCTACGCTCGAGGATCTCGGCCGCGCGAAGCGCGTCGAGGTGCGCAAGGACGACACGATCATCATCGACGGCGCGGGCGATCCGGCGCGCATCGACGCGCGCGTGAAGGCAATCCGCGTGCAGATCGACGAAGCGACGAGCGACTACGATCGCGAGAAGCTGCAGGAGCGCGTCGCGAAGCTCGCGGGCGGCGTCGCGGTGATCAAGGTCGGCGCGGCCACCGAAGTCGAAATGAAGGAAAAGAAGGATCGCGTCGACGATGCGCTGCATGCGACGCGCGCGGCCGTCGAGGAAGGGATCGTGCCGGGCGGCGGCGTCGCGCTGCTGCGCGCACGCGCGGCGCTCGCCGACATCAAGGGCGCGAATGCCGACCAGGACGCCGGCATCCGGATTGTGCTGCGCGCGCTCGAAGCGCCGCTGCGCGTGATCGTGTCGAACGCGGGCGAAGAGCCGTCGGTCGTGATCGCGAAGGTGCTCGAAGGCAAGGGCAACTTCGGCTACAACGCGGCGACCGGCGAGTATGGCGATCTCGTCGAAGCGGGCGTCGTCGATCCGACCAAGGTCACGCGCACCGCGCTGCAGAACGCCGCGTCGATCGCCGGCCTGATCCTGACGACGGACGCGACCGTCGCCGACGCGCCGAAGGACGAAAGCGCGGCGCCGGCGCCGTCGCCCGCCCTCGACTACTGA
- a CDS encoding MBL fold metallo-hydrolase: MVIHHLNCISTCPLCGRLMNGSRHGIFERGSLACHCVLIETRDSLVLVDTGFGLRDVADPRSRLSRFFLGLVSPAFREEMTAIRQIERLGYDPRDVRHIVLSHLDFDHAGGLDDFPEATVHLLETERAYAAAQRTWMDRQRFRPQQWSTSGKWRTYPDGGETWQGFAGVKALAGLPPSILLVPLRGHTLGHAGIAIETAHGWLLNAADAYFDAREMNANPQCHVGLRMYQWMLEKDRRARLANQAALRALAQRRNGVLVFSSHDPSEFERLADRAADVPAGVPASRHDV, encoded by the coding sequence ATGGTGATCCATCACCTGAACTGCATCTCGACGTGCCCGCTCTGCGGGCGCCTGATGAACGGCAGTCGGCACGGCATCTTCGAACGCGGCTCGCTCGCATGCCACTGCGTATTGATCGAGACGCGCGATTCGCTGGTGCTCGTCGATACCGGCTTCGGCTTGCGCGACGTCGCCGATCCGCGCTCGCGTCTCAGCCGGTTCTTTCTCGGGCTCGTGAGTCCCGCGTTTCGCGAGGAAATGACCGCGATCCGGCAGATCGAACGGCTCGGCTACGATCCGCGCGACGTCCGCCATATCGTGCTGAGCCATCTCGACTTCGATCACGCGGGCGGCCTCGACGATTTTCCCGAGGCGACCGTGCATCTGCTCGAAACCGAGCGCGCGTATGCGGCCGCGCAGCGCACCTGGATGGACCGACAGCGCTTCCGTCCGCAGCAGTGGTCGACGTCCGGCAAGTGGCGCACGTATCCGGACGGCGGCGAGACCTGGCAGGGCTTCGCGGGCGTGAAGGCGCTCGCGGGCCTGCCGCCGTCGATTCTGCTCGTCCCGCTGCGCGGCCATACGCTCGGGCATGCCGGCATTGCGATCGAAACCGCGCACGGCTGGCTGCTGAACGCGGCCGACGCGTACTTCGACGCGCGCGAGATGAACGCGAATCCGCAATGCCATGTCGGCTTGCGGATGTATCAGTGGATGCTGGAGAAGGACCGCCGCGCGCGGCTCGCGAATCAGGCTGCGTTGCGCGCGCTCGCGCAGCGCCGCAACGGCGTGCTGGTGTTCAGCAGTCACGATCCGTCCGAGTTCGAACGGCTCGCGGATCGCGCGGCGGACGTGCCGGCCGGCGTACCCGCGTCGCGGCACGACGTGTGA
- a CDS encoding manganese catalase family protein, with translation MFIHNTRLQYTVRVDAPNPGLANLLLEQFGGPQGELAAAMRYFTQAITEEDPGRKDMLFDIATEELSHLEVIGSLVAMLNRGAKGELAEAVDEQAELYRKLNGAGNDSHVTQLLYGAGSPLTNSGAVPWSAAYIDTIGEPTADLRSNIAAEARAKIIYERLINVTDDPNVRDALGFLMTREVSHQKSFEKALYAIDANFPPGKLPPMEPYDRVYFRMQPDAEPLIGPWNHGGDLEVRPAEPAVDGGTGIAEGMLEAQQAEAIDALAQRLRSDPNCDPTTGAELGAGAPVEQSPDADKPERS, from the coding sequence ATGTTCATTCACAACACCCGACTGCAGTACACGGTGCGTGTCGACGCACCGAACCCCGGTCTCGCCAATCTGCTGCTCGAACAGTTCGGCGGGCCGCAGGGCGAACTCGCCGCCGCGATGCGCTACTTCACGCAGGCGATCACCGAGGAAGATCCGGGCCGCAAGGACATGCTGTTCGACATCGCGACCGAAGAGCTGAGCCACCTCGAAGTGATCGGCTCGCTCGTCGCGATGCTGAACCGCGGCGCGAAGGGCGAACTGGCGGAAGCGGTCGACGAGCAGGCCGAGCTGTACCGCAAGCTGAACGGCGCGGGCAACGACAGCCACGTGACGCAGCTGCTGTACGGCGCCGGCTCGCCGCTGACGAACTCGGGCGCGGTGCCGTGGAGCGCCGCGTACATCGACACGATCGGCGAGCCGACGGCCGACCTGCGCTCGAACATCGCGGCCGAGGCGCGCGCGAAGATCATCTACGAACGGCTGATCAACGTGACCGACGATCCGAACGTGCGCGACGCGCTCGGCTTTCTGATGACGCGCGAGGTCTCGCACCAGAAGTCGTTCGAGAAGGCGCTGTATGCGATCGATGCGAACTTCCCGCCCGGCAAGCTGCCGCCGATGGAGCCGTACGATCGCGTGTACTTCCGGATGCAGCCGGACGCCGAACCGCTGATCGGACCGTGGAACCACGGCGGCGATCTGGAAGTGCGGCCGGCCGAGCCGGCGGTGGACGGCGGCACCGGCATCGCGGAAGGCATGCTCGAAGCGCAGCAGGCCGAGGCGATCGACGCGCTCGCGCAGCGACTGCGTTCGGACCCGAACTGCGACCCGACGACCGGTGCCGAGCTCGGCGCCGGTGCGCCGGTCGAGCAGTCGCCGGACGCCGACAAGCCCGAGCGCAGCTGA